The Streptomyces sp. NBC_00691 genome has a segment encoding these proteins:
- a CDS encoding ATP-binding protein, producing the protein MADHQEASVTLPSDPASVPTARRYVADVLMEWGLDEAAEIADSIRVIVSELATNAVLHTLGQSPTFTVDVRLEREERLHIGVTDSHPRRPRRLPAAVQQDNGRGMVIIRVLAAEAGGRLSVTPTDDGGKTVWITLPWTVAPVASC; encoded by the coding sequence ATGGCCGATCACCAGGAAGCATCCGTCACGCTGCCGAGCGATCCCGCCTCGGTCCCCACGGCCCGGCGGTACGTCGCGGACGTCCTCATGGAGTGGGGCCTCGACGAGGCCGCGGAGATCGCGGACTCGATCCGGGTGATCGTCTCCGAACTGGCCACCAACGCCGTGCTGCACACCCTCGGCCAGTCGCCCACCTTCACGGTCGACGTCCGCCTGGAGCGCGAGGAGCGGCTGCACATCGGTGTCACCGACAGCCATCCGCGCCGGCCGCGCCGCCTCCCGGCGGCGGTCCAGCAGGACAACGGCCGCGGCATGGTCATCATCCGCGTCCTGGCCGCCGAAGCCGGCGGCCGTCTGTCGGTCACGCCGACCGACGACGGCGGCAAGACGGTCTGGATCACTCTTCCCTGGACCGTGGCCCCCGTGGCCAGCTGTTAG
- a CDS encoding urease accessory protein UreD: MSLRATARIAADADGGLPLLVSDGPLALRRTRAVGPYTRVTVVGAMSAPLGGDRLAVETEVRDGARLLVDSAAATLALPGRGAEPAAYDVRITVGEDGVLRWLPEQVVSVDGSGLRMRTVVELAASARLVLREEQILGRHGEPPGTLATRLTVRRAGRPLLDQELAFGPGSPGGWDGGAVLGGGRATGQLLVVDPAFAEKPVRSRLLGEHAAVAPLAGPAALVTAVAPDALALRRLLDTALSELAPF, from the coding sequence GTGAGCCTGCGCGCCACCGCCCGGATCGCCGCCGACGCCGACGGCGGTCTGCCGCTGCTCGTGAGCGACGGGCCCCTCGCCCTGCGCCGGACCAGGGCCGTCGGCCCGTACACCCGGGTCACCGTCGTCGGGGCGATGAGCGCGCCGCTCGGCGGTGACCGGCTCGCCGTCGAGACCGAGGTGCGGGACGGGGCCAGGCTCCTGGTGGACTCGGCCGCCGCCACCCTCGCCCTGCCGGGCCGGGGCGCCGAGCCGGCCGCGTACGACGTCCGGATCACCGTCGGCGAGGACGGCGTGCTCCGCTGGCTGCCCGAGCAGGTGGTGTCGGTGGACGGCTCCGGTCTGCGGATGCGGACGGTCGTCGAGCTCGCCGCCTCGGCCCGGCTCGTTCTGCGCGAGGAGCAGATCCTCGGGCGGCACGGCGAACCGCCCGGCACCCTCGCCACCCGGCTCACCGTCCGCCGTGCCGGGCGCCCGCTGCTCGACCAGGAGCTGGCCTTCGGGCCGGGATCCCCCGGTGGCTGGGACGGCGGCGCGGTCCTCGGCGGCGGGCGGGCCACCGGGCAACTCCTCGTCGTCGACCCGGCGTTCGCGGAGAAGCCGGTGCGGTCACGGCTGCTCGGCGAGCACGCCGCCGTCGCTCCGCTCGCCGGGCCCGCGGCCCTCGTCACCGCTGTCGCCCCGGACGCCCTCGCGCTCCGGCGTCTGCTCGATACCGCTCTGTCCGAACTCGCCCCTTTCTGA
- a CDS encoding urease subunit gamma, giving the protein MQLSPHEQERLLIHVAADVAAKRLARGVRLNHPEAVALLTSHILEGARDGRTVAELMASGRKVLTRDEVMDGIPEMIHDVQVEATFPDGTKLVTVHDPIV; this is encoded by the coding sequence GTGCAACTGAGCCCGCACGAACAGGAACGCCTGCTCATTCATGTGGCCGCGGACGTGGCCGCCAAGCGACTGGCCCGGGGTGTGCGCCTCAACCACCCCGAGGCTGTCGCCCTCCTCACCTCCCACATCCTCGAAGGCGCCCGGGACGGCCGCACCGTCGCCGAACTCATGGCCTCGGGACGCAAGGTGCTCACCCGCGACGAGGTCATGGACGGCATCCCCGAGATGATCCACGACGTCCAGGTCGAGGCCACCTTCCCCGACGGCACCAAGCTCGTCACCGTCCACGACCCCATCGTCTGA
- a CDS encoding urease subunit alpha — translation MPDLHRAVYADLFGPTTGDRVRLADTDLLVEIEEDRSGGPGRAGDEAVFGGGKVIRESMGQARTTRAEGAPDTVITGAVIIDHWGIVKADIGIRDGRITALGKAGNPDTMDGVHPDLVIGPETEIIVGNGRIVTAGAVDAHVHFISPTVVEQALATGVTTLVGGGTGPAEGTKATTVTPGPWHTARMFEALDTFPVNIGLLGKGNTMSREAMHSQLRGGALGFKIHEDWGATPAVIDACLGVCEETGAQLAIHTDTLNEAGFVGDTLAAIAGRTVHAYHTEGAGGGHAPDIITVVSEPYILPSSTNPTRPHTVNTIEEHLDMLMVCHHLNPAVPEDLAFAESRIRPSTIAAEDILHDLGAISIISSDSQAMGRIGEVVMRTWQTAHVMKKRRGALPGDGRADNHRARRYVAKYTINPAVAQGMDHLIGSVEPGKLADLVLWEPAFFGVKPLTVLKGGQIAYAQMGDANASIPTPQPVLPRPMFGALGKAAAAGSVNFVAQAAIEDDIAQRLGVHKEFAAIGSTRRVSKADMRENDAMPRVEVDADTFTVTIDGEAVEPAPAAELPMAQRYFLF, via the coding sequence GTGCCTGACCTGCATCGCGCCGTCTACGCCGACCTGTTCGGCCCCACCACCGGCGACCGCGTCCGGCTCGCCGACACCGACCTCCTCGTCGAGATCGAGGAGGACCGCAGCGGCGGCCCCGGGCGGGCGGGCGACGAGGCCGTCTTCGGCGGCGGCAAGGTGATCCGCGAGTCCATGGGGCAGGCGCGCACCACCCGCGCCGAGGGCGCCCCCGACACCGTGATCACCGGCGCCGTGATCATCGACCACTGGGGCATCGTCAAGGCCGACATCGGCATCCGGGACGGCCGGATCACCGCCCTCGGCAAGGCCGGCAACCCCGACACCATGGACGGCGTCCACCCCGACCTCGTCATCGGCCCCGAGACCGAGATCATCGTCGGCAACGGCCGGATCGTCACCGCCGGTGCCGTCGACGCCCATGTCCACTTCATCTCGCCGACCGTCGTCGAACAGGCCCTCGCCACCGGCGTCACCACCCTGGTCGGCGGCGGCACGGGACCGGCCGAGGGCACCAAGGCGACCACGGTCACCCCCGGCCCCTGGCACACCGCCAGGATGTTCGAGGCCCTGGACACCTTCCCCGTCAACATCGGTCTGCTCGGCAAGGGCAACACCATGTCCCGGGAGGCCATGCACTCCCAACTACGCGGCGGAGCCCTCGGATTCAAGATCCACGAGGACTGGGGCGCCACCCCCGCCGTCATCGACGCCTGCCTGGGCGTGTGCGAGGAGACGGGCGCCCAGCTCGCCATCCACACCGACACCCTGAACGAGGCCGGCTTCGTCGGCGACACCCTCGCCGCCATCGCAGGTCGGACCGTCCACGCGTACCACACGGAGGGCGCCGGCGGCGGGCACGCGCCCGACATCATCACGGTGGTCTCGGAGCCGTACATCCTGCCCAGCTCCACCAACCCGACCCGGCCGCACACCGTCAACACCATCGAGGAACACCTCGACATGCTGATGGTCTGCCACCACCTCAACCCGGCCGTCCCCGAGGACCTCGCCTTCGCCGAGTCGCGGATCCGGCCCTCCACCATCGCCGCGGAGGACATCCTCCACGACCTCGGCGCCATCTCGATCATCTCCTCCGACTCCCAGGCCATGGGCCGCATCGGCGAGGTGGTCATGCGCACCTGGCAGACCGCCCACGTCATGAAGAAGAGACGCGGCGCCCTGCCCGGGGACGGCCGCGCCGACAACCACCGCGCGCGCCGCTACGTCGCCAAGTACACGATCAACCCGGCCGTCGCCCAGGGCATGGACCACCTCATCGGCTCCGTCGAACCCGGAAAGCTCGCGGACCTGGTGTTGTGGGAGCCCGCCTTCTTCGGGGTGAAACCGCTCACCGTCCTGAAGGGCGGCCAGATCGCCTACGCGCAGATGGGCGACGCCAACGCCTCCATCCCCACCCCGCAGCCCGTCCTTCCCCGGCCGATGTTCGGCGCGCTCGGCAAGGCGGCGGCGGCCGGTTCGGTCAACTTCGTCGCCCAGGCGGCGATCGAGGACGACATCGCGCAACGGCTCGGCGTGCACAAGGAGTTCGCGGCGATCGGCAGCACCCGCCGGGTGTCCAAGGCGGACATGCGGGAGAACGACGCGATGCCCCGGGTCGAGGTCGACGCCGACACCTTCACGGTCACGATCGACGGCGAAGCGGTCGAACCCGCTCCCGCCGCCGAACTGCCCATGGCCCAGCGCTACTTCCTCTTCTGA
- a CDS encoding alpha/beta hydrolase, which produces MRRTAVLGSAGTLIAGTLVAGALAAPAASADSNRHLRDAESIGVAVAAARAAQAGIDWQDCPADWGLEKPIQCGWVTVPVDYAKPNGKKIKIAVDRINATGTPAERQGALLYNPGGPGGSGLRFPRRVTTKNAIWAGAAKAYDFVGFDPRGVGKSAPISCVDPSEFVKGPKPDPVPDSEADKRAQRKLAAEYAEGCAEKSGDMLPFMNTPNTARDLDVIRAALGERKLNFVGVSYGTYLGAVYGTLFPDHVRRMVLDSVVNPSTRKVWYEVNLDQDIAFEGRLKDWMTWVAQNDATYHLGDTLAEVQQQWVTLRAAAKKAPLGGKVGPAELIGFFQNAPYYDSMWAPVAEAWSAYAAGDPQPLIDNAASDPTDTAGNAASENGNAVYTAVECADAPWPTSWKKWDRDNSRLHQQYPFMTWANAWMNLPCATWSAPRQRPTEVKTGKGLPPVLIAQSERDAATPYAGAVELHKRFKGSRLITEKDAGSHGITGLVNPCLNTKVEAYLLTGKLDARDQTCAPHATPKP; this is translated from the coding sequence TTGAGACGTACGGCAGTGCTCGGCTCGGCCGGCACCCTGATAGCGGGCACGCTCGTCGCGGGCGCGCTCGCGGCCCCGGCCGCCAGCGCCGACAGCAACCGCCACCTGCGTGACGCCGAGTCGATCGGCGTCGCCGTCGCCGCGGCGCGGGCCGCCCAGGCGGGCATCGACTGGCAGGACTGTCCGGCCGACTGGGGCCTGGAGAAGCCGATCCAGTGCGGCTGGGTCACCGTCCCCGTCGACTACGCCAAGCCCAACGGCAAGAAGATCAAGATCGCGGTCGACCGGATCAACGCCACCGGCACCCCCGCCGAGCGCCAGGGCGCGCTCCTCTACAACCCGGGCGGCCCCGGCGGCTCCGGCCTGCGCTTCCCGCGCCGGGTCACCACCAAGAACGCGATCTGGGCGGGCGCCGCCAAGGCCTACGACTTCGTGGGCTTCGACCCGCGCGGCGTCGGCAAGTCGGCCCCCATCTCCTGCGTCGACCCGAGCGAGTTCGTCAAGGGCCCCAAGCCCGACCCGGTCCCCGACAGCGAGGCCGACAAGCGCGCGCAGCGCAAGCTCGCCGCCGAGTACGCCGAGGGCTGCGCCGAGAAGAGCGGCGACATGCTGCCCTTCATGAACACGCCCAACACCGCGCGTGACCTCGACGTCATCCGCGCCGCCCTCGGCGAGCGGAAGCTCAACTTCGTCGGCGTCTCCTACGGCACCTACCTGGGCGCGGTCTACGGCACCCTCTTCCCGGACCACGTCCGCCGCATGGTCCTCGACAGCGTCGTGAACCCGTCGACGCGCAAGGTCTGGTACGAGGTCAACCTCGACCAGGACATCGCCTTCGAGGGCCGGCTCAAGGACTGGATGACCTGGGTCGCCCAGAACGACGCCACCTACCACCTCGGCGACACCCTGGCGGAGGTCCAGCAGCAGTGGGTGACGCTGCGCGCCGCCGCCAAGAAGGCGCCCCTCGGCGGCAAGGTCGGCCCGGCCGAGCTCATCGGCTTCTTCCAGAACGCCCCCTACTACGACTCCATGTGGGCCCCGGTGGCCGAGGCCTGGAGCGCGTACGCCGCGGGTGACCCGCAGCCGCTCATCGACAACGCGGCCTCGGACCCGACCGACACCGCCGGCAACGCCGCCTCGGAGAACGGCAACGCCGTGTACACCGCGGTCGAGTGCGCCGACGCCCCCTGGCCCACCAGCTGGAAGAAGTGGGACCGGGACAACAGCCGGCTCCACCAGCAGTACCCCTTCATGACCTGGGCCAACGCATGGATGAACCTGCCGTGCGCCACCTGGTCCGCACCGCGCCAGCGCCCGACCGAGGTGAAGACGGGCAAGGGCCTGCCGCCGGTGCTCATCGCCCAGTCCGAGCGCGACGCCGCCACCCCGTACGCCGGCGCCGTCGAGCTGCACAAGCGGTTCAAGGGCTCGCGTCTGATCACCGAGAAGGACGCCGGCTCGCACGGCATCACCGGCCTGGTCAACCCGTGCCTCAACAC
- a CDS encoding ABC transporter permease codes for MSADTAAFGAGRRAIAVIVLVPVVVALTLWAFAWPAARTAPRDLPIGVAGPATVVTALEQDLARHEGAFEVHRYADGAAARAAIEDRDVYGAVVVTPGGTELLTASAASPVVAGLLREALTAQVPAGTNVQVTDVVAAPAGDPRGAVLVSSLLPLALAGAAAGAVTTLLGLRGGRAVAALAGAAALAGVAGAALAHSWLGALGGDWWAEAGVLGLTVLAIGSTFAGFAALVGKPGLGLGALLMILLGNPFSGVSSAPELLPTAVGTLGQWLPPGAAGSALRSVSSFEGAGAGGPLLVLSLWAAAGLTATALGARRRSTEPAEPAAAASAPVPARAG; via the coding sequence ATGTCCGCCGACACCGCCGCCTTCGGCGCGGGGCGCAGGGCCATCGCGGTGATCGTGCTGGTCCCCGTCGTCGTCGCCCTGACCCTCTGGGCCTTCGCGTGGCCCGCCGCCCGGACAGCACCCCGCGACCTGCCGATCGGTGTCGCGGGCCCCGCCACGGTGGTCACCGCCCTGGAACAGGACCTCGCCCGCCACGAAGGAGCCTTCGAGGTCCACCGTTACGCGGACGGAGCCGCGGCCCGCGCCGCGATAGAGGACCGCGATGTATACGGAGCGGTCGTCGTGACCCCGGGCGGTACGGAGCTCCTGACCGCCTCGGCCGCGAGCCCCGTGGTGGCCGGACTCCTCCGGGAGGCCTTGACCGCCCAGGTCCCGGCGGGCACGAACGTCCAGGTCACGGATGTGGTCGCCGCTCCGGCGGGCGACCCGCGCGGGGCCGTCCTCGTCTCCAGCCTGCTGCCGCTCGCCCTGGCCGGGGCGGCGGCGGGGGCCGTCACGACCCTTCTCGGCCTGCGCGGCGGGCGCGCCGTGGCCGCCCTCGCCGGCGCCGCGGCGCTCGCGGGCGTCGCCGGCGCGGCCCTCGCCCACAGCTGGCTCGGCGCGCTCGGCGGCGACTGGTGGGCCGAGGCCGGGGTCCTCGGTCTCACCGTGCTGGCGATCGGCTCGACGTTCGCCGGGTTCGCGGCCCTCGTCGGAAAGCCGGGCCTCGGGCTCGGGGCCCTGCTGATGATCCTGCTCGGCAACCCGTTCTCAGGCGTGTCGAGCGCGCCGGAGCTCCTGCCGACCGCCGTGGGCACCCTCGGCCAGTGGCTGCCGCCGGGCGCCGCCGGCTCGGCCCTCCGGTCCGTCTCCTCCTTCGAGGGCGCGGGGGCGGGCGGACCGCTCCTCGTCCTCTCCCTCTGGGCGGCGGCGGGGCTGACGGCGACCGCGCTCGGGGCCAGGCGGCGGAGCACGGAACCCGCGGAGCCCGCGGCCGCGGCGTCGGCCCCGGTTCCGGCGCGCGCGGGCTGA
- a CDS encoding urease accessory protein UreF has protein sequence MTSRAALLVLADGRFPAGGHAHSGGAEAAVKAGRVQDAAGLEAFCRGRLHTTGLTSAALAAGAALGLDPGELDAAADARTPSPALRAAARKLGRQMMRAARAAWPSPELDALAAAFPRGAHQPLVLGVAARAAGLGPEDAAHCVVYETVSGPATATVRLLSLDPFQATAVLARLAPAMDLVAEEAARAARQGVDALPAASAPLLDITAEQHASWPVRLFAS, from the coding sequence ATGACGAGCCGCGCCGCACTCCTGGTGCTCGCCGACGGGCGGTTCCCCGCCGGCGGGCACGCCCACTCCGGCGGCGCCGAGGCCGCCGTCAAGGCCGGTCGCGTCCAGGACGCGGCCGGACTGGAGGCCTTCTGCCGGGGCCGGCTGCACACCACCGGACTCACCTCCGCCGCACTCGCCGCCGGTGCCGCCCTCGGCCTCGACCCGGGCGAACTCGACGCCGCCGCCGACGCCCGCACCCCCTCGCCCGCCCTGCGTGCCGCCGCCCGGAAACTCGGCCGGCAGATGATGCGGGCGGCGCGCGCCGCCTGGCCCAGCCCCGAACTCGACGCGCTCGCGGCCGCGTTCCCGCGCGGCGCCCATCAGCCCCTCGTCCTCGGCGTCGCCGCCCGCGCCGCCGGCCTCGGCCCCGAGGACGCCGCGCACTGCGTCGTGTACGAGACCGTCAGCGGTCCGGCCACCGCCACGGTCCGGCTGCTGAGTCTGGATCCCTTCCAGGCCACCGCGGTCCTCGCCCGGCTCGCCCCCGCCATGGACCTGGTCGCCGAGGAGGCCGCGCGTGCCGCCCGGCAGGGCGTCGACGCCCTGCCCGCGGCCTCCGCGCCCCTCCTCGACATCACCGCCGAGCAGCACGCGTCCTGGCCCGTCCGCCTCTTCGCATCCTGA
- a CDS encoding urease subunit beta, whose product MIPGEILYADGPVALNEGRPVTRLTVLNAADRPVQVGSHYHFAEVNPGLDFDRAAAHGRRLHIAAGTAVRFEPGIPVEVELVPLAGRRIVPGLRGATAGPLDPTDTEADGVVDAPREADETEGADRA is encoded by the coding sequence ATGATCCCCGGAGAGATCCTGTACGCGGACGGCCCCGTCGCCCTCAACGAGGGGCGCCCCGTCACGCGTCTGACCGTGCTCAACGCCGCCGACCGGCCCGTCCAGGTCGGCTCCCACTACCACTTCGCCGAGGTCAACCCCGGCCTCGACTTCGACCGTGCCGCCGCGCACGGCCGACGGCTGCACATCGCCGCCGGCACCGCCGTCCGCTTCGAGCCCGGCATCCCCGTCGAGGTCGAACTCGTCCCGCTCGCCGGGCGCCGGATCGTGCCCGGCCTGCGCGGCGCGACGGCGGGCCCGCTGGACCCGACCGACACCGAGGCCGACGGCGTCGTCGACGCGCCCCGCGAAGCCGACGAGACCGAGGGGGCCGACCGTGCCTGA
- a CDS encoding type II toxin-antitoxin system Phd/YefM family antitoxin, with product MTYEIPVTQARAELADLINRVVYGGERVVVTRHGKPLVALVSAADLEELEAAEKPVDEQVISSVSGLHSLDSATGEQRRFGIAAHHREPGVS from the coding sequence ATGACCTACGAGATCCCGGTGACGCAAGCGCGAGCCGAGCTCGCCGACCTGATCAACCGCGTCGTGTACGGCGGCGAGCGCGTGGTCGTCACCCGCCACGGGAAGCCGCTGGTCGCCCTGGTCTCCGCCGCTGACCTGGAGGAACTCGAAGCGGCCGAGAAGCCCGTCGACGAGCAGGTGATCAGCTCGGTCTCCGGGCTCCACTCCCTGGACTCCGCTACCGGCGAACAGCGCCGCTTCGGCATCGCCGCCCACCACCGCGAGCCCGGCGTCTCCTAG
- a CDS encoding C40 family peptidase: protein MTAQMHVPSLLSRAGAVSALTLAAVGGTLFAPGAASEAQAATTHANKALSVAASKKGAPYRYGSTGPSRFDCSGLTLYAYKQAGKSLPRTAQQQYNKTRHIPASTRQQGDLVFFHSGGRVYHVGIYAGSGRIWHSPKTGSWVKLDKIWSSKVSYGRVR from the coding sequence ATGACCGCGCAGATGCACGTCCCGTCCCTGCTGTCCCGGGCCGGAGCCGTCTCGGCTCTCACCCTCGCCGCCGTCGGCGGCACGCTGTTCGCACCCGGTGCGGCATCGGAGGCCCAGGCAGCCACCACGCACGCGAACAAGGCACTGAGCGTCGCCGCGTCCAAGAAGGGAGCTCCGTACCGGTACGGGAGCACCGGACCCTCCAGGTTCGACTGCTCCGGTCTGACGCTCTACGCGTACAAGCAGGCGGGCAAGTCGCTGCCCCGCACCGCGCAGCAGCAGTACAACAAGACCCGGCACATCCCCGCCTCCACCAGACAGCAGGGGGATCTGGTCTTCTTCCACTCCGGCGGGAGGGTCTACCACGTGGGCATCTACGCCGGCAGCGGCAGGATCTGGCACTCGCCCAAGACGGGTTCCTGGGTGAAGCTCGACAAGATCTGGTCGTCGAAGGTCTCCTACGGCCGCGTCCGCTGA
- a CDS encoding TetR/AcrR family transcriptional regulator: MARVSQEHLDARRRQILDGAARCFARNGFHATSMQDVLGEVGLSAGAVYRYFRGKDELIAAIAAEAFTGIRGAFEEASRATPPPTPDVLLGAVLRLFLEERIPGGDRQAFARLIIQVWTETLRNEELEKTLAEGYHGMRVAWTALVAAYREGGLLHADVPADHVARTLIAVAQGFIAQQALFGDVAVDVLEDGLRGLMSMSVDPV; encoded by the coding sequence ATGGCTCGTGTCTCCCAGGAACACCTCGACGCCCGGCGGCGCCAGATCCTCGACGGGGCGGCGCGCTGCTTCGCCCGCAACGGCTTCCACGCCACCTCGATGCAGGACGTGCTCGGCGAGGTCGGCCTGTCGGCCGGCGCGGTCTACCGGTACTTCCGGGGCAAGGACGAGCTCATCGCGGCCATCGCCGCGGAGGCTTTCACCGGCATCCGGGGCGCCTTCGAGGAGGCCTCCAGGGCCACACCGCCACCCACGCCCGACGTCCTCCTCGGCGCGGTGCTCCGCCTCTTCCTTGAGGAGCGGATCCCCGGAGGCGACCGGCAGGCCTTCGCGCGCCTGATCATCCAGGTGTGGACCGAGACCCTGCGGAACGAGGAGCTGGAGAAGACGCTCGCGGAGGGCTACCACGGGATGCGCGTCGCCTGGACCGCCCTGGTCGCCGCCTACCGCGAGGGCGGGCTCCTGCACGCCGACGTCCCCGCCGATCACGTGGCCCGCACCCTGATCGCCGTCGCGCAGGGCTTCATCGCCCAGCAGGCGCTCTTCGGCGACGTGGCCGTGGACGTCCTGGAGGACGGGCTCCGGGGTCTGATGTCCATGTCGGTCGATCCGGTCTGA
- a CDS encoding ClpP family protease, whose amino-acid sequence MDARHVLPEFTERTSYGTRTLDPYSKLLSSRIVFLGTPIDETSANDVIAQFLYLDHAGPEQDVSLYINSPGGSISAMTAIYDTMRSLHCDVETTCLGQAVSTAAVLLAAGTPGKRMMLPGARVTLRQPAMDEPLQGQPSDLDIHARELLRLRALMTGMLTEHSGQERGRVDADLDRLTVLDAPAAVAYGLVDHVITSRAAGAGGTAG is encoded by the coding sequence ATGGATGCTCGCCACGTCCTGCCCGAGTTCACGGAGCGCACCAGCTACGGAACCCGGACCCTCGACCCCTACTCGAAGCTCCTCTCGTCCCGGATCGTCTTCCTCGGGACGCCGATCGACGAGACATCGGCCAACGACGTCATCGCCCAGTTCCTGTATCTCGACCACGCGGGCCCCGAGCAGGACGTCTCGCTCTACATCAACTCCCCCGGCGGCTCCATCAGCGCCATGACCGCGATCTACGACACGATGCGCTCGCTCCACTGCGACGTGGAGACCACCTGCCTGGGACAGGCCGTCTCCACCGCCGCGGTGCTGCTCGCCGCCGGCACCCCGGGCAAGCGCATGATGCTGCCGGGCGCCCGGGTCACGCTCCGGCAGCCCGCCATGGACGAGCCGCTCCAGGGCCAGCCGAGCGACCTCGACATCCACGCCCGCGAACTGCTCCGCCTGCGCGCGCTGATGACAGGGATGCTCACCGAGCATTCGGGACAGGAGCGCGGACGCGTCGACGCCGACCTCGACCGGCTCACGGTCCTCGACGCGCCCGCGGCGGTCGCGTACGGCCTGGTGGACCACGTGATCACGAGCCGGGCCGCGGGCGCCGGCGGCACGGCGGGATGA
- the ureG gene encoding urease accessory protein UreG, whose product MHLDHGHTHHGAVSADAHRPDGTRRALRIGLGGPVGSGKTATVAALCRILRDTLSLAVVTNDIYTREDAEFLLRNAVLPPERIQAVETGACPHTAIRDDISANLEAVEELEDTVGPLDLILVESGGDNLTATFSKGLVDAQIFVIDVAGGDDIPRKGGPGVTTADLLVVNKTDLAPYVGSDLERMARDAKEQRGELPVAFTSLRAENGVAPVADWVRAQLGAWTA is encoded by the coding sequence ATGCACCTCGATCACGGTCACACCCACCACGGTGCCGTCTCCGCCGACGCCCACCGCCCGGACGGCACCCGACGTGCCCTGCGCATCGGGCTCGGCGGGCCGGTCGGCTCGGGCAAGACCGCCACTGTCGCCGCCCTCTGCCGGATCCTGCGTGACACCCTCTCCCTCGCGGTCGTCACCAACGACATCTACACCCGCGAGGACGCCGAGTTCCTGCTCCGCAACGCCGTCCTGCCGCCCGAGCGGATCCAGGCCGTGGAGACCGGCGCCTGCCCGCACACCGCCATCCGCGACGACATCTCCGCCAACCTCGAAGCCGTCGAGGAGCTGGAGGACACCGTCGGTCCGCTCGACCTCATCCTCGTGGAGTCCGGCGGCGACAACCTCACCGCCACCTTCTCCAAGGGACTCGTCGACGCCCAGATCTTCGTCATCGACGTGGCCGGCGGCGACGACATCCCCCGTAAGGGCGGCCCCGGGGTCACCACCGCCGACCTCCTCGTCGTCAACAAGACCGACCTCGCCCCGTACGTGGGCTCCGACCTGGAGCGGATGGCGCGTGACGCGAAGGAGCAGCGCGGCGAGCTGCCCGTCGCCTTCACCTCGCTGCGCGCCGAGAACGGCGTCGCCCCGGTCGCCGACTGGGTCCGGGCCCAGCTCGGGGCATGGACCGCGTGA